From the genome of Leptodactylus fuscus isolate aLepFus1 chromosome 1, aLepFus1.hap2, whole genome shotgun sequence, one region includes:
- the LOC142183411 gene encoding uncharacterized protein LOC142183411 produces MVIKSISSSLHKKSSEEHLIPTDYKAKDHGITQDSCEERAIPPNIPSALQKKDLPSNLTQSIKQNKRRRRGVIHQRTHTGEKPFSCSECGKCFARKSVVVKHQRTHTGEKPFSCSECGKCFARKSALVNHQRTHTGEKPYSCSECGKCFTFKSDLVIHQRTHTGEKPFSCSECGKCFTTKSDLVKHQRTHTGEKPFSCPECGKCFNSKSHLVRHQRTHIGEKPFSCPECGKCFRSKSELVTHQRTHTGEKPFSCSECGKCFISKSLLVKHQRTHTGEKPFSCSECQKCFIFKSDLVKHKRTHTGEKPYSCLKCGKCFISKSKLVEHRRTHTGEKPFSCSECGKCFAQKSDLVRHQRTHTGEKLVSCSECGKCFAQKSHLVKHQRTHTGEKTF; encoded by the exons ATGGTCATAAAAAGCATTAGCTCAAGTTTGCATAAAAA gagctcagaggaacaTCTAAtacctacagattataaagcaaaggatcatggtatcacacaagattcaTGTGAAGAACGTGCTATTCCCCCAAATATACCCTCTGCCCTTCAGAAAAAAGATCTCCCTTCTAATTTAACACAGTCtattaagcaaaataaaagacGGAGAAGgggtgttatacatcagagaactcacacaggggagaagccattttcatgttcagaatgtgggaaatgttttgctcggaaatcagttgttgttaaacatcaaagaactcacacaggggagaagccattttcatgttcagaatgtgggaaatgttttgctcggaaatcagctcttgttaatcatcaaagaactcacacaggggagaagccatattcatgttcagaatgtgggaaatgttttacttttaaatcagatcttgttatacatcaaagaactcacacaggggagaagccattttcatgttcagaatgtgggaaatgttttactactaaatcagatcttgttaaacatcaaagaactcacacaggggagaagccattttcatgcccagaatgtgggaaatgttttaactctaaatcacatcttgttagacatcaaagaactcacataggggagaagccattttcatgcccagaatgtgggaaatgttttagatctaaatcagaacttgttacacatcaaagaactcacacaggggagaagccattttcatgctcagaatgtggtaaATGTTTCATCTCTAAATCacttcttgttaaacatcaaagaactcacacaggagagaagccattttcatgctcagaatgtcaGAAGTGTTTTATCtttaaatcagatcttgttaaacataaaagaactcacacaggggagaagccatattcatgtttaaaatgtgggaaatgttttatttctaaatcAAAACTTGTTGAACAtagaagaactcacacaggggagaagccattttcatgttcagaatgtgggaaatgttttgctcagaaatcggatctagttagacatcaaagaactcacacaggggagaagctagtttcatgttcagaatgtgggaaatgttttgctcagaaatcacatcttgttaaacatcaaagaactcacacaggagagaagacatTTTAA